The Coffea arabica cultivar ET-39 chromosome 2c, Coffea Arabica ET-39 HiFi, whole genome shotgun sequence genome includes the window AAGATGCTTCACTTGATTACTAGGGGTTTGACTAATCAAGAGGTAGGTGAAAGCCATTGTAATTACAAATTTGTGTATAAGCAGGTGTGGATAGGATCTTGATATGGATCTAATTCTGGTTTGGATTATTGACCTATTCAAATCTATAATTCTCTTATAGGTCTAAGTTTGAGTTTGAAAGTTAATACCCAGACCCATAAAAACAATAATGATCGATCTGAATTGACTTTGACGAGAAACTTAACCCGTTGACATGCTAGGCATGTCAACTTTTTCATAACATATGCAAGAGTCAAACAGCAAGTGCCTATCGAAGTCTCAAGGGGATCAAGATGGCTAATAGATAGCTTCTTTTCTCTAACAGTCAGACTaacatgatttaaattttattctttGAAGGAGTATTTGGTACTGACATAGGCTTTGTTCTAATAAATGAATTGACTAATTCATACCTTTAGTTTCAACATTCAAAATATAGTCaattttgttcccaaaaatttaaaactacATGTAGTTAATGAAGAGAAGATTTGTTGAGAAGAATTTTCAAATTTGCTGTGTCTTAGTTTCAAGAAATGAGCAAAATCAAGAATTACATACTTGACATGTATTGCCTCaaactttgaaaagaaaatatagTTTAACAAGCACtacgaagaagaagaaaggaaagaactCCATTCCTCTGCTGCCCTAATATTAGCCAGTTTGGTCCAGAAGAACtaataaaatgaacaaaatagACGGAAAACATTAACTTAACAAGATGGCTTAAACCAGATCTATCTATCAAAAATTGACAGATAACTGCATGCCTTGATCAATCATGCTACTTAATTTTCTATAGAATTAGAAGTGTTGAACAAACACATTATACTCTACAGTTGCATCTCCTGTCTTGATATCAAACCAAATTGTATGTGCCAATGCATATCCACGAGCGAATCGAAACAGTCCCGTGCCTCCAACAATGGGCATTTCTCTGATATCATCAAAAACATGATTCCTCCCAAGAATGCTGATGCTACTTCCATTGAATTTCCCATCTGTAAATGAATAGTTAATCACCATTAGCAATGCAAGGTCATTCTGTGCTGCAACGGCGTACAGCCCCTGAGCTCTGCCTACAATTTTCGATGTTGGCTCTTGACCTTCAGTCAATGCATCATCTATGATGAAAGTTGTGCCAAAACTCATAATTTCTGTCCCAATAACTTTCATGGCCGAAGGGTTTTTACCACTAACAATGTCATGGAAGTAAAAGTGTAGGTGGCTTGTTTTCATCATTCTTTTCATTGCTATAGCTTCAGAAATATCCTCTGAGAAAGCTTGGTCGGAGATACAGATAAACATTGGAAGCATAATTAGAAGGTAAGAGATGGAAATAGTGTAAATGAAGAAAGAAGCCATTTTTTCAGCTCTTTGATTTTAGAGGTTGACGAATGATAAATCAAAAGACGATGATAAGTCATTTATAGCAATAGCCAGAAGCCAAAAGGGAAAGTTTCCATATCTTTCTTCTCTGTGGAAAAATTCGAAAGGCCAAGCGCGAAAGGAAGAAGAGTTGAGTGAGACTTAACAGATACGCTTAGTCAAGTCTCAAAATTTGATTTGCTCCAAGATTTTATGAGGAAAAGCATGACTCATGTTTGTCTACAGATCGACATCATAGTACTGCGCTTGCTGCTATTTGCAACACGAAGCAATTCCTAAAAAAATGTTTGCTTTGGTTTGAAGTATAAGCAAAGCTGTGACCGGCAAGAGAAGCTGGAGTGAGCTTTAAAGTAGGAGTATTTGCTTAAACAGCCTCAAATGTCTAGAAGACCCAAAAAATGTCCGTATTAGGCTGATTTGTCGGATAACCAAGTAGGCTTCGGATTAATCCTCAATCTTTTATTTCTCCGTGTGaaccaatcaaaagaaaaaaaaaaacaaatgagaAACTAATAAAGATAATGCTTCAACGCAATGACGGACACAAGGGGGATGGGCAGGGGCAGCCGCTCCCCAAAGCTCTCCAAAAAATTACAATAGAGTTTTAGTTTTAAACTAAAACACTATCAGTTTGACCGAAACATATTAATAGTTAGTTATGTTGTTAATTTTCTTTAACTTCTTCATAAAAAAGTGTCCTACATTAGACTAACTCTAATTTAATTAAAAGGTTTGTCACGATAAATCAACTCTAGGTTCTTATAATATGATAACTATAAGTTCAAATATTACCTtagaaaatattaattttacttaTGTAAGATTcttaaacaaacaaaattttagtttctTTACAACAGCGAAGGTTAGAAAAACATTATACAAATAggaacaaatgacaaatattaaTGGTAATTCAACAATGGCTAAAATTCTATTTATATATCATCTActttatatttgaaaaaaaaaaaaaaggaacaatcGATGTATTATGTGTAAGTCAGAAGCCATCGCCTAGAGCCAATGAATTTCTTGATCAATCTTTGATCTTtcccaatttcattcaattcatctcAAACATCCACTCTTCCTAAAGGCAAGTCTAATTTTCCCCCTTTACAATTCCTCCAACCATCACTGTAAGAGTACCGTCTGCAACCATGATCTTCCTAATTACATTCAActccaaatttatcaaaattctgTACACTATTTTGggctaaaagaaaatttttttagccCACGACTACAAGATGGTTAAAATAGTGCTCAAATGGATGCAACAACCAGTGTCTCGATTCAAATTTACAACCATCAGTAAATTATTTCTCCATCCCACAAAATTAGAGAGAACACACTTcactaaattcaaaataaacttTTAGCAGCAAAATCttacaaaaaatagaaaaaaaaaaaaccattcatTTTATCGAGTTGAATGAAAAGCAAGCTCTTGATATTGACTCTACAAAATTAAATTGTGATCCATCCTACAAACTCAGAATAAACACACTTCACTGAATCTCAAAATAAACTTATAGCAGCAAAATCTAACACAAAAAAAAGTcaaccattttatcaaaaaaaaaagaagaagaagaagaaaagccaGCTCTTGATATTGACTCTGCCGTAATTAAATCGTAAGCACCAAAGTGACTGACTCCAGTCATGGCATGTTGAAGCCTAGGAATTTCAAGAAGGAATCGGTGGATATGTCCCTTTTGTCATCATAAACATATAAATTTGTGTTATTTTGGATAAACCACTTGTTTATGCCTCACTTTTAGGTTTAAAAGCCAAAAAACACTCCCGCTTGTTGACGGGTTTGATACTGTAtgggttttttttcctttcctaacCCATGAATTTGGTTTGACATGTGTAACTTCGCTGGAAGAGATAACAGCCAAGGGTGGAGAAAAGACGATAGACATGGCGGCGTATCAAGTGGATTtgtaaaagttgtagaaaaattagTACAGGGAGATAAAATCAAGgtttgagaaaaagaagaaagaaatgtgGCAGTCCTCAGCCGCAGCACATCGGCATATGATATTATGAGAACTTGGACAGGAATGGAAACTCGTCCTTTATCTCTTGCTGTTTTCTTTCGAGATCCTTGGCAgttgagaaatttcatttgttgCACTTACTATTTTATTCTTCACTGGAATTGCTCTGCAACTTTTGAAATTACTTTCATTCAACTATTTCAGCTGGATGGCATGTGTCATTTTATGCTTTCCCTCTATGGTGTTCTGATGGTGTTAGTAATAGGGGGTCAGATGTTATTTGGCCAAATTTTAAGGGTTGGTTTGTAGTTCAGCTAAACTACGAGGGAGGTTAATGTAATTAAcgcttttaattttgttcaaatttgaaattcttttatttttaatgttgatttaatttttttttttttttttacgcaACTTTACACTTAAAATGCAGGCTGCTACACGCAAGTCCTACTATTGCATAAGAAGCAAATCACGCCTCCAACAAGCGCTTCGCAAGGACATTCAAAGATAGCTGCTCGCCATTACATTTCTATTTACAACGAAGATGAATCAAATAACAGTTTACTTTTGAGGTTCGCCGAATTGGATTGAAATATATTGCAAATGTTGCACAAGCAAGAACTTTGCCAGTTAATGATGTAGGTAATTTGCTTCATGAGCACAAATCTAGGGTTTTCTGTAAATTATCTTGACAATTTAAGACGGAACTATGTGATAAAGCTAAAACGGTGCTGATAAAATCTGATGAGAGCTAGATTGAATACTTCCGTAGAATTTTCTGATCGAAATGCCAATTCTTCTTGAGTTTTCAAAATTCTCCTGGGATATCCTTGCGagattggttttttttttttcactttttttggtCCTTTTGTTCGGTGGCTGAGATTAAAGATTTGGTAAATTTTAGAAATCAATTCTAAAAGTTAGATCCAAACTTCTTTCTTTGAGTTTGAAAGAGTTTTTATTAGATGTAACTATTAAAAGACATATCTATAAATTTGTTGGGAGATATTCATAACGGAAGATACCCTTGGAGTTTCAATATCATGATCAAGTAATTTTTTTGGGGCTTAACTCCACTCTGTATTCCCAAATTGTATCACTTTCTCACATTACACcttaaacttcaattttgaatattttacaCCTTAAACTCTTAATTCTTGATACTTTGGACTCTAAAATCTTAAGTTTGTCCCATTTAAGTCCAATTAATGACAACATTAGCAAAATTAATAAGATAAAGGACTATGCAAATTAATGACTATATCATGTTATTCTATATATGATCCCTTGACTCTTTTTTACTATTTTCAACACATTGTCATTGATTTTGTATGTTCGGAATTACTCATATTGTTAGCAAAATTAACAATATAAAAATAGAGTAAATTAGTGAAAATGTATCATTTTGCTATAGTTGCAACATCTTTGCTCATTTTTATCACTTGTTGCAAATTATCATTGATTTGTAAGGTTCTCTATATAATTAATTTTGCTAAAATTATCATTGACTGgacttaaataaaaaaaaaaatttagagtttagGGTGCAATGTGCTCAAAATTAAGAGTTTGAGATGTAGAGTGTTCAAATTTTGAGTTTAAGGTGCAAAGTGGAAAACTGGTAAAGTTTGAGAGTGCAAAGTGGAACTAGTCCTTTTTTTTAGATCtattatatcaattgattgACAAGTTTATGTATCTGTATCATATTTGATGTAATTGCTactattaatataaatattgaaATACAATAATtctttttaccaaaaaaaatattttttttcaaaatcttacATTTGGTTTGTAATCTTAAAATTAACTCTGTTTCTATAATCTTCTTTAGCCAGGATTTTCGCTTTTCCCAGATTTGAGCATTAGCCCACGAGACTCCCGCTCATCAACTTGgtaaaagtttgaatttttatttttcacttttccagGATTTGATGTTTTAGCATTACTATAACACCTTGGAGTCTGCATAAGAATCCGACTCTGGTCGGTTCAATTAAAACGTCCATTGATCAATTCCTTGCACAATCAATAAACTTGATCATCTAGTGTCCCAGAAGGGAGAAAATAGTTATAATCCTCAGCCTTTCCCTGCATGAACTAATACTAATATATGAATGCGCAAATGATAACCTCCACTGTGTAACTGTATTGTTTCCCTTGCATGAACCAAATGTTTAAATGATCTATTGTTTTTCTTCTCGATGACCGATCTACTTCATTTCTGTGTAAAGAGAATAGGATGGTTTCTTTGTCGTACCAGTTAATAAGATACATTTGCACATGATTTATGTGACAGGTGGGGAAAAGACTTGGAAATCGAATCAAAATTTCCTCGTTCTAGAGGAAGAATTGATGAGAGCTACTTTTTTTCTCTAGCCATGTTTTTCAAACTACAGTACTCTCTTGGCCGGATCAACTTATAATTGGCAAAGGTAACAGTCTTGGTTACAGTAATTGATGACACGTACGATTCCTATGGCACTATAGACGAAGTAAAAATTTTCACTGATGCACTGAAAGGGTATGCCCTAAATTGTATACTTATAGGGTATTGTATTCTTAAAAACTAGGAATATTCTAACAGATATGGAAAAATCTGTTCTTGATGGAATTTAGGGTAATAGAGAAAGGGAGCTCTTGATGGAAAAATCAATAGTTAAATTATTTACCTtgtgattgttttaaaatttaaaagtgctaatcacttacttctttttgttatacttttcttttgtttattttttggtccaaatttaattcgacaTAAACACTCAATAATGTTTAagattaaatgtcttctttgttttcaattttcgagCAAAGGAAAATGAACATGAgtaaaaaactaaca containing:
- the LOC113723090 gene encoding dirigent protein 22-like, which produces MASFFIYTISISYLLIMLPMFICISDQAFSEDISEAIAMKRMMKTSHLHFYFHDIVSGKNPSAMKVIGTEIMSFGTTFIIDDALTEGQEPTSKIVGRAQGLYAVAAQNDLALLMVINYSFTDGKFNGSSISILGRNHVFDDIREMPIVGGTGLFRFARGYALAHTIWFDIKTGDATVEYNVFVQHF